The Hahella sp. HNIBRBA332 genome window below encodes:
- a CDS encoding ABC transporter substrate-binding protein, protein MSPPKQRPRFLTLLLLLLLSFTATADHEVVFYLEDEPIYTSKSAQSPGFLMEVVGEMNKVMKLKVSANFLPWNRAQYLAIKTPNAVIFPLSRTEEREPNYTWICKVFDVPVMFITKEGRPPINDFHTAREMRGIGVIIGTPQEEMLKAQDVPYIALTGKQLYEALADDQVKAIYTAKPEAILGWKQGEYSQNLQYGQPLQTLPLWIAASKNSPNVKVQDWNDALDQLKASGGFDSLRKKYFGDDPKLFSTVHGSDASSPPSN, encoded by the coding sequence ATGTCACCACCAAAGCAACGCCCGCGATTTCTGACGCTGCTCCTGCTTTTACTACTGAGTTTTACTGCAACGGCGGATCACGAAGTCGTCTTCTACCTTGAGGATGAACCCATCTACACCAGTAAATCAGCGCAATCTCCCGGTTTTCTGATGGAGGTGGTGGGAGAAATGAACAAGGTGATGAAGCTGAAGGTCAGCGCCAACTTTCTGCCATGGAACCGGGCCCAGTATTTGGCCATAAAAACCCCCAACGCAGTCATCTTTCCACTTAGCCGAACTGAGGAAAGGGAACCCAACTACACCTGGATCTGCAAAGTGTTCGATGTGCCCGTGATGTTCATCACCAAGGAAGGCCGTCCACCCATCAACGACTTTCACACCGCCCGCGAAATGCGCGGGATCGGCGTCATCATCGGTACGCCACAGGAAGAAATGCTCAAAGCGCAGGACGTGCCTTATATCGCGCTTACCGGCAAGCAGTTGTACGAAGCCCTGGCCGATGATCAGGTCAAGGCCATCTACACCGCTAAGCCCGAAGCCATATTGGGCTGGAAGCAAGGAGAGTATTCGCAGAACCTGCAATACGGGCAACCGCTGCAGACACTCCCCCTATGGATAGCCGCCAGTAAGAACTCTCCTAACGTCAAAGTGCAGGATTGGAACGATGCGCTTGACCAGCTCAAAGCGTCAGGGGGGTTCGACAGCCTGCGCAAGAAGTATTTCGGCGACGACCCGAAGCTGTTCAGCACGGTTCACGGCTCTGACGCGTCATCGCCGCCCAGCAACTGA
- a CDS encoding DUF2165 family protein yields MYTRYSKIALVWAAAIFATLVAFNNLTDYGSNFAFVSHVLSMDTTFPDNQGMWRALTSPVIHHSAYALIIATESLVAILCWMGGYRLLQNVRDVEQFNQAKGLAILGLTLGVILWFTGFIAIGGEWFLMWQSKTWNGQQGAFRFTVILGVTMIYLNMPDTRTQS; encoded by the coding sequence ATGTACACACGATACTCCAAAATCGCCCTGGTGTGGGCCGCCGCTATATTCGCCACCCTGGTGGCTTTCAACAATCTGACGGACTATGGCTCCAACTTCGCCTTCGTCTCCCACGTATTAAGCATGGACACCACCTTCCCGGACAATCAGGGCATGTGGCGCGCGCTGACGTCTCCCGTGATTCACCACAGCGCATACGCCCTGATCATCGCAACGGAGTCTTTGGTTGCGATTCTGTGCTGGATGGGCGGCTATCGTCTGCTGCAAAACGTCAGAGACGTCGAGCAATTCAATCAGGCCAAAGGGCTGGCCATTCTGGGCCTGACTCTAGGCGTGATCCTCTGGTTCACTGGCTTTATCGCTATTGGCGGGGAATGGTTTTTGATGTGGCAATCCAAGACCTGGAATGGGCAACAGGGCGCGTTCCGCTTCACGGTTATTCTCGGCGTCACCATGATTTATCTCAATATGCCTGATACACGCACGCAGTCTTAA
- a CDS encoding DNA alkylation repair protein — protein sequence MQLDAAAIRTRLQSLGDETIAAHSLRFFKTGPGEYGAGDQFLGIRMPTLRKLASEFRGVSLPETLQSLQSPYHEERMLALLLLVARFQKGGPEQKLAVYEAYLAHTRFINNWDLVDCSARFIVGPFLADKDRRPLYKLAASSDLWERRIAVLATYHYITRHDFTDIMQLADILLQDSEDLIQKAVGWMLREVGNRDKASEERFLLQHYRSMPRTMLRYAIEKFPTEERKQYLQGVR from the coding sequence ATGCAACTCGACGCCGCCGCCATCCGCACCCGCCTGCAAAGCCTTGGCGATGAGACGATTGCCGCGCACTCCCTGCGCTTTTTCAAAACCGGGCCGGGAGAATATGGGGCTGGCGACCAGTTTCTGGGCATCAGAATGCCAACCTTACGTAAGCTGGCGTCGGAGTTTCGTGGCGTCAGTTTGCCGGAAACACTGCAATCACTGCAGTCGCCCTATCATGAAGAACGCATGCTCGCCTTACTCCTGCTGGTAGCCCGGTTCCAAAAAGGAGGACCGGAGCAAAAACTGGCGGTATACGAAGCCTATTTAGCCCATACCCGGTTCATCAACAACTGGGATTTAGTGGATTGCTCCGCCCGTTTTATCGTCGGCCCTTTTCTTGCCGATAAGGACCGCCGCCCGCTCTACAAGCTGGCGGCCTCTTCAGATTTGTGGGAAAGGCGCATCGCCGTGCTGGCCACTTACCACTACATCACCCGCCATGATTTCACGGACATTATGCAACTCGCAGACATCCTGCTACAGGATAGCGAAGACCTGATCCAAAAAGCCGTCGGCTGGATGCTGCGGGAGGTGGGAAACAGAGATAAAGCATCGGAAGAAAGATTCTTACTCCAACACTACCGCTCGATGCCTCGCACCATGTTGCGCTACGCCATCGAAAAATTCCCAACGGAGGAAAGAAAGCAATATCTCCAGGGGGTGCGCTAG
- a CDS encoding GNAT family N-acetyltransferase: MTDITIRTATADDAALILQFITELAIYEKAEHEVKTNVEEIQHSLFAPDSTTHALICSVDGEPVGYAVYFFNYSTWLGKHGIYLEDLYISPECRGCGAGKALLRHIAKIAVAKGCGRFEWSVLDWNEPAINFYKSIGAKPMDEWVIYRLTGDALTDFAKG, from the coding sequence ATGACGGACATCACCATCAGGACCGCCACGGCGGACGACGCCGCGCTCATTCTGCAATTCATCACAGAGCTGGCGATCTATGAAAAAGCGGAGCATGAAGTCAAAACCAATGTAGAGGAGATTCAACACTCCCTGTTCGCTCCCGACTCCACCACCCACGCCCTGATTTGCTCAGTAGACGGCGAGCCCGTCGGGTATGCGGTTTATTTCTTTAACTATTCCACCTGGCTGGGCAAACACGGCATTTACCTGGAGGATCTTTACATTTCTCCCGAATGCCGCGGCTGCGGCGCAGGCAAAGCATTGCTCCGCCACATCGCCAAAATCGCCGTCGCCAAAGGATGCGGCCGTTTTGAGTGGAGCGTGCTGGATTGGAATGAGCCCGCCATCAACTTTTACAAATCCATCGGCGCCAAGCCCATGGATGAGTGGGTGATCTATCGCCTGACCGGCGACGCTTTGACGGACTTCGCCAAAGGTTAA
- a CDS encoding cupin: protein MKVIRSKEFTADRAWGALDIANMSGVTCRLHWTDQPYKWHVNDGEEVFAVLDGTVDMHYKDQGEVKIATLQCGDIFYAAVGTEHVAHPIGAARILVIEKEGSV from the coding sequence ATGAAAGTCATCCGTAGCAAAGAGTTCACTGCGGACCGCGCCTGGGGCGCGCTCGATATCGCCAACATGAGCGGCGTCACCTGCCGCCTGCACTGGACGGATCAGCCGTATAAGTGGCATGTTAATGATGGCGAAGAAGTTTTCGCCGTACTGGACGGAACAGTGGACATGCATTACAAGGACCAGGGAGAGGTTAAAATCGCCACGCTGCAATGCGGCGATATATTCTACGCCGCAGTTGGAACCGAACATGTCGCCCATCCCATAGGAGCCGCCAGAATTCTGGTTATAGAAAAAGAGGGCTCCGTGTAA
- a CDS encoding GNAT family N-acetyltransferase has protein sequence MDCRLLTRDDLDALFEFELTNRAWFEAHIEPRPDDFYTRKGVAGHIEDYLQAWEQGRQLPLLLWGDEASGFANQIVVGRANLRGICHESGEAWIGYRVAQDYCGRGLATGAVKHLMDEAYGRLGLRRLLAAVSVANPSSSRVLEKCGFRQAGLIPEAATLKNRTLDCFEYQHYRDWRTSQRPLA, from the coding sequence ATGGATTGCAGATTACTGACTCGGGACGACCTGGACGCCTTATTTGAGTTCGAGCTGACTAACCGGGCCTGGTTTGAAGCCCATATTGAACCGCGCCCCGACGACTTCTACACCCGCAAGGGGGTGGCGGGACATATCGAAGATTACCTCCAAGCATGGGAGCAGGGGCGTCAGCTTCCATTGTTACTGTGGGGAGATGAGGCGTCAGGCTTTGCAAACCAGATTGTAGTGGGGCGCGCCAATCTGCGGGGAATTTGTCATGAGAGCGGCGAAGCCTGGATTGGTTACCGTGTGGCGCAGGACTATTGCGGACGTGGGCTGGCCACCGGTGCGGTAAAACATCTGATGGACGAAGCCTATGGCCGACTGGGATTGCGTCGTCTGCTCGCCGCCGTCTCTGTCGCCAACCCCTCTTCGAGCCGAGTACTGGAAAAATGCGGCTTCCGTCAGGCTGGCCTGATTCCTGAGGCGGCGACTCTCAAGAACCGGACGTTGGATTGTTTCGAGTATCAGCACTACCGTGACTGGCGGACATCCCAGCGACCCCTTGCATGA
- a CDS encoding TetR/AcrR family transcriptional regulator, translating into MALNPQRTEQILEAAKNVFHQSGYARASMDRVAKEAGVSKATLYNHFKSKTVLFQAVVSSASARFIQELSDLQMDERRLEPALRIVAERFLTFLLCPHNLAAIRMILAEIQADPELGEAFYRSGPAVGESAVAGFLEKRMQKGEIPKTDPVRAGRHFMALLRGDLFWRALLGVALPQEEINAHLDSVVKQFMQGVAGMSASHGSADTRNNPTSGS; encoded by the coding sequence ATGGCACTTAACCCACAACGCACTGAACAAATACTTGAAGCCGCCAAGAACGTTTTTCACCAAAGCGGATACGCCCGCGCCTCCATGGACCGGGTGGCGAAAGAAGCCGGCGTGTCCAAGGCGACGCTGTACAATCACTTCAAGAGCAAAACGGTGTTATTTCAGGCCGTGGTGTCCAGCGCCAGCGCCAGATTCATTCAGGAGTTGAGCGACCTGCAGATGGATGAGCGCCGTCTGGAGCCCGCCCTGCGCATTGTTGCAGAGCGTTTTCTCACCTTCCTGCTTTGCCCGCACAACTTGGCGGCCATCCGCATGATACTGGCGGAGATTCAAGCGGACCCGGAGCTGGGGGAAGCCTTTTACAGATCCGGCCCTGCGGTCGGGGAAAGCGCTGTTGCTGGTTTTCTGGAAAAACGTATGCAGAAAGGGGAAATCCCCAAGACAGATCCCGTCCGCGCCGGCCGTCACTTCATGGCGTTACTGCGGGGGGACTTGTTCTGGCGCGCCCTGCTCGGCGTCGCGTTACCGCAGGAAGAGATCAACGCGCACCTGGACAGCGTTGTCAAACAGTTCATGCAAGGGGTCGCTGGGATGTCCGCCAGTCACGGTAGTGCTGATACTCGAAACAATCCAACGTCCGGTTCTTGA
- a CDS encoding HlyD family secretion protein: MSKKMIRLMLFFSLAGVAGCGYYLWHAGKVSTDDAFVERDVIYLTPRVSGMLVEVLVSDNQKVAAGDLLARIDPKPYEAELQSASARVAMQQAAMVKAQADLDAFMARLDARKQDALAQVDVAKAEKQHHESNLARLDAQIAQAQRDVDRYERLAGRKQVSEQALEDAKTNLATLRAERETVKASIDVASSKVAAAHSQQKTVASDERNVAVLEAAIGQSEAALKQAQADEERARLALQWTEIRASSNGWISRVDKHPGSFVSPQTNFAIEVTGDAWVKANFKETQIGDVKVGDKVSVEVDAYPGVTLSARVESFQPGTGSRFSLLPPENASGNYVKVVQRVPVKIIFDEVPDGVQLWPGMSVIPTVYVSGS, encoded by the coding sequence ATGTCAAAGAAAATGATCCGTTTGATGTTGTTTTTCAGCCTGGCTGGCGTTGCTGGTTGTGGCTATTACCTGTGGCATGCCGGCAAGGTTTCAACCGACGATGCGTTTGTCGAGCGGGATGTTATCTACCTGACGCCCCGGGTTTCCGGCATGTTGGTGGAGGTTTTGGTGAGCGATAACCAGAAGGTGGCGGCAGGGGACTTGCTCGCCCGTATTGATCCCAAACCTTACGAAGCTGAACTGCAAAGCGCATCCGCCCGCGTGGCCATGCAGCAGGCGGCGATGGTGAAGGCGCAGGCGGATCTGGACGCTTTTATGGCGCGACTGGATGCGCGTAAGCAGGATGCTTTGGCCCAAGTGGACGTCGCCAAAGCTGAGAAGCAGCATCATGAGAGCAACCTGGCGCGTCTGGATGCGCAAATTGCACAGGCGCAAAGAGATGTGGATCGCTATGAACGCCTGGCCGGGCGCAAGCAGGTCTCCGAGCAGGCGCTGGAAGATGCGAAAACCAATCTGGCCACGTTGCGCGCGGAACGGGAGACCGTAAAGGCCTCCATCGACGTCGCCTCCAGCAAGGTGGCGGCGGCTCACTCTCAACAGAAAACAGTCGCCTCCGACGAGCGCAATGTCGCGGTGCTGGAAGCGGCGATCGGGCAGAGTGAGGCGGCGCTCAAGCAGGCGCAAGCGGATGAAGAGCGCGCCCGTCTGGCTTTGCAATGGACGGAAATTCGCGCGTCTTCCAATGGCTGGATCAGTCGTGTGGATAAGCATCCTGGCAGTTTTGTCAGTCCGCAGACCAACTTTGCCATTGAAGTTACCGGCGACGCCTGGGTTAAAGCCAACTTCAAAGAGACTCAGATTGGCGATGTGAAAGTGGGCGATAAAGTCAGCGTTGAAGTCGACGCTTATCCTGGCGTCACCCTCAGCGCTCGCGTTGAGTCTTTCCAGCCCGGCACGGGTTCCCGTTTCAGTCTGCTGCCGCCTGAAAACGCCTCTGGCAACTATGTGAAAGTGGTGCAGCGCGTGCCGGTGAAAATCATTTTTGATGAAGTCCCCGACGGAGTGCAGTTGTGGCCGGGCATGTCGGTCATTCCCACTGTCTACGTCAGCGGCTCCTGA
- a CDS encoding DHA2 family efflux MFS transporter permease subunit codes for MQKTVNPWLIAPLVALAAFMEVLDISIANVSLQHIAGSLGAGPEETTWILTSYLVTNAIALPIAGWLSDYFGRTRFFIGSIIGFTLASLACGMAPGLEMLIIFRAVQGLTGGALQPVSQAILADSFPLEKRGMAFAMYGIAVVAAPAIGPTLGGWITEEFSWRWIFLINVPVGVVLVMLVKRYLPNEPANHDGSKVDYFGFALIAIGLGCLQWMLDTGQREDWFESPQIVALAVIVVVALLTYIVRSFDQKNPIVDLTLYRYPNFAMANVIMFMMGFVLFGSTALLPLLMQTLMGYSAFDAGLVLSPGGFAIMFMMPIVGRLVGAVDSRILLTLGLSVSSLALWNLGDLTLSVDRDQLALARVWQTLGLAFLFIPTTSSAYVGLPTSANNQAAAMLSFMRNLGGGVGIALLMTFLDRVATVNRGHLVANTSPVSEVWNQHFMQLQQISGDATRALMMANQQVAEQARFIAFMDSFKMLAILFALLIPLVWKLKPLPRSGVGAPQGAH; via the coding sequence ATGCAGAAAACCGTTAATCCCTGGCTGATTGCGCCCTTAGTGGCGCTCGCCGCATTTATGGAGGTCCTGGACATCTCCATCGCCAACGTCTCGCTGCAGCATATTGCCGGCAGCCTGGGGGCGGGACCGGAAGAGACGACCTGGATATTGACGTCCTACCTTGTCACCAACGCTATCGCGCTGCCCATCGCCGGTTGGCTGTCCGATTACTTTGGGCGTACGCGCTTCTTCATCGGCAGCATTATCGGCTTTACGCTGGCGTCTCTGGCCTGCGGCATGGCGCCAGGGCTGGAAATGCTGATTATCTTTCGCGCCGTGCAAGGTTTGACTGGCGGCGCTTTGCAGCCGGTATCCCAGGCTATATTGGCGGATAGTTTTCCCCTGGAAAAGCGCGGCATGGCGTTCGCCATGTACGGCATCGCCGTAGTGGCGGCGCCGGCCATTGGTCCCACGCTGGGCGGCTGGATTACGGAGGAGTTCAGTTGGCGCTGGATATTTTTAATCAACGTGCCCGTTGGCGTTGTGCTGGTCATGCTGGTTAAACGCTACCTGCCGAACGAGCCCGCCAATCATGACGGCTCCAAGGTGGATTATTTCGGCTTCGCCCTGATTGCCATCGGCCTGGGCTGTCTGCAATGGATGCTCGACACAGGGCAGCGCGAAGACTGGTTTGAGTCGCCGCAGATCGTCGCCTTGGCGGTCATTGTGGTAGTGGCCCTGTTGACCTATATCGTGCGCTCGTTCGATCAGAAGAACCCCATCGTCGACCTGACGTTGTATCGTTACCCCAACTTTGCGATGGCTAATGTCATCATGTTTATGATGGGCTTTGTGCTGTTCGGCTCCACCGCGTTGTTACCGCTGCTGATGCAGACGCTGATGGGGTATTCGGCCTTCGATGCAGGTCTGGTGCTGTCGCCGGGGGGATTCGCGATCATGTTTATGATGCCTATCGTCGGGCGTCTGGTGGGCGCAGTGGATTCACGTATTCTGCTGACGCTGGGACTGAGCGTGAGCAGTCTGGCGCTATGGAATCTGGGAGATCTGACGCTTTCAGTGGATCGGGATCAACTGGCGTTGGCTCGGGTGTGGCAGACACTGGGCCTGGCGTTCCTGTTTATACCCACGACGTCCAGCGCTTATGTCGGGCTGCCCACGTCGGCGAACAATCAGGCGGCGGCCATGCTGTCGTTCATGCGTAATCTGGGAGGCGGCGTCGGCATCGCCTTATTGATGACATTTCTGGATCGCGTCGCCACCGTAAACCGCGGCCATCTTGTGGCCAACACCAGCCCGGTTAGCGAAGTCTGGAATCAGCACTTCATGCAGTTACAGCAAATCTCCGGCGACGCCACTCGCGCGTTGATGATGGCTAATCAGCAGGTGGCCGAGCAGGCCCGTTTTATCGCATTCATGGACAGCTTCAAGATGCTGGCGATCCTGTTTGCGCTGCTGATTCCGCTGGTATGGAAGCTGAAGCCGTTGCCCCGCAGCGGCGTCGGCGCGCCTCAAGGCGCTCATTAG
- a CDS encoding helix-turn-helix transcriptional regulator: protein MLDTEFDPEGFEKALSLIKSMDNRNRLFILCLLCDGERTVTEMAEAAELSLSAMSQHLSVLRQADLVETEKYQQSVTYRLKGNEVKQMIALLKKLYCDSAAK, encoded by the coding sequence ATGCTGGATACCGAATTTGACCCCGAAGGTTTTGAAAAGGCTTTGTCGTTAATCAAGTCCATGGACAATCGCAATCGATTATTCATCCTCTGCTTGCTGTGCGACGGCGAGCGTACGGTAACGGAAATGGCGGAAGCGGCGGAACTGAGCCTGTCCGCCATGTCGCAGCATTTAAGCGTGCTGCGCCAGGCGGACTTGGTGGAGACGGAGAAGTATCAGCAGAGCGTGACTTATCGCCTTAAGGGCAATGAAGTCAAACAGATGATTGCGCTGCTGAAAAAACTGTACTGCGACAGCGCCGCCAAATAG
- a CDS encoding DUF2892 domain-containing protein → MNIDRLVFAFAGFMVSLGLILGYWVSPYWFLLSAFVGLNMFQAAFTGFCPLAMVLKKLGFHPGSAFH, encoded by the coding sequence ATGAACATTGATCGACTGGTCTTCGCATTCGCAGGTTTCATGGTTTCTCTCGGTTTGATTCTGGGTTACTGGGTGAGTCCCTATTGGTTCCTGCTTTCCGCCTTTGTCGGCCTGAATATGTTTCAGGCGGCGTTCACCGGCTTTTGTCCATTAGCCATGGTGTTGAAAAAACTGGGGTTCCATCCCGGAAGCGCCTTTCACTGA
- a CDS encoding MMPL family transporter has translation MLTLSEHASRHPKFWFRLSGTLCLLLILMAAAPTLSPATFSFLNPLHIDTDPENMLREDEPVRVTHNHLKQEFSLYDVVVVGMINRDHPQGVFNARSLKNVYDLATFAQGLRWEENGREQGVVGVDLIAPSTVDNIEQAGLGTVRFEWLMPSPPANDAAALQVAEKAMRIPMLRDTLVSSDQKALALYVPITSKDISYQIAEKLRAKVAEFESDDEYHITGLPVAQDQFGVEMFKQMAISAPLAMLLIFLLMWWFFRHLRLVLAPLAVAMISVILTMGLLVVTGNTVHIMSSMIPIFVMPIAVLDAVHILSDFFDRYPHIRDRNKTIREVMEELSAPMLYTSITTCAGFASLAFTPIPPVQVFGVFVSIGVGLAWLLTVTLVPAYIMLMPENSLQGFGMNTDKEGEEHTALARFLHALGGFTYRRAKLVLVATLVVAVGAGYGISKIQINDNPVKWFAESHPIRVADQALNERFAGTYMAYLALQPAAPATLEDARSRVAILLDETDKAIQEPARALIAGATAQTRDEWLREAQNAVANAREQADTDVLWDAWDALGQGLDAVRQSAETFKQPETLAYIETLQKYLQETGLVGKSNALPDIVKTVHRELMQGEAEAFRIPASAPAVGQTLITYQSSHRPQDLWRFVTPDYRNTNLWIQLKSGDNKDMAAVVAAVDRFFAQHPAPTALKHEWFGLTYINVVWQEKMVSGMLEAFLGSFLIVLAMMAFLFRSLWWGLLSMLPLTVTIGAIYGVIGWIGKDYDMPVAVLSALSLGLAVDYAIHFLARSRFLYRQTGSWRGTVDAVFGEPARAITRNVIVIGVGFLPLLAAPLIPYQTVGVFISSILLFAGVATLLILPALLTAFDRFLFKNLQPTGEAEA, from the coding sequence ATGCTGACTTTATCAGAACATGCCTCCCGACACCCCAAGTTTTGGTTCCGCTTGAGCGGGACTCTTTGTCTGCTGCTGATTCTTATGGCGGCGGCTCCGACATTGAGTCCCGCGACGTTTTCCTTCCTGAACCCGCTACACATTGATACTGATCCGGAAAACATGCTGCGGGAGGATGAGCCTGTCAGGGTGACTCACAACCATCTGAAACAGGAATTCAGCCTGTACGATGTTGTCGTGGTGGGGATGATCAACCGTGATCATCCTCAGGGTGTGTTCAATGCGCGCTCGCTGAAGAACGTTTATGACCTGGCCACTTTCGCGCAGGGGCTACGCTGGGAGGAGAACGGCCGCGAGCAAGGTGTGGTGGGCGTGGACCTGATTGCTCCGTCCACGGTGGACAATATTGAACAGGCCGGACTGGGAACGGTGCGTTTCGAATGGTTGATGCCGTCGCCCCCGGCTAATGACGCCGCCGCTTTGCAGGTCGCAGAAAAAGCCATGCGTATCCCCATGCTGCGCGACACACTGGTGTCATCGGACCAGAAAGCGCTGGCGCTGTACGTTCCCATCACCTCAAAGGACATCAGTTACCAGATCGCAGAGAAGCTGCGCGCCAAGGTCGCGGAGTTCGAGTCGGATGATGAGTACCACATTACCGGGCTGCCGGTGGCGCAGGATCAGTTTGGCGTGGAAATGTTCAAGCAGATGGCGATTTCCGCGCCCCTGGCGATGCTGCTGATTTTCCTGTTGATGTGGTGGTTTTTCCGCCATCTGCGTTTGGTGCTGGCGCCGCTGGCGGTGGCTATGATTTCCGTGATCCTGACCATGGGGCTGTTAGTGGTGACGGGCAACACCGTGCATATCATGAGTTCGATGATCCCCATTTTTGTCATGCCTATCGCGGTGCTGGACGCGGTGCATATCCTGTCGGACTTCTTTGACCGTTATCCCCACATTCGCGACCGCAACAAAACGATTCGTGAGGTGATGGAAGAGCTGTCGGCGCCGATGCTGTACACCTCGATCACCACCTGTGCGGGCTTCGCTTCATTGGCGTTCACGCCGATCCCACCCGTGCAGGTGTTTGGCGTGTTCGTTTCCATTGGCGTGGGACTGGCCTGGTTGTTGACGGTGACGCTGGTCCCAGCCTACATCATGTTGATGCCGGAAAACTCGTTGCAGGGATTTGGTATGAACACAGACAAAGAAGGCGAAGAGCATACAGCGCTGGCGCGGTTTCTTCATGCGCTGGGAGGCTTCACTTATCGCCGCGCCAAACTGGTGCTGGTGGCGACCCTGGTGGTAGCGGTTGGCGCGGGTTACGGCATTAGCAAAATCCAGATTAATGACAACCCGGTGAAATGGTTTGCGGAAAGTCATCCGATTCGGGTTGCGGATCAGGCGCTGAATGAGCGTTTTGCGGGAACTTATATGGCCTATCTGGCTCTGCAGCCGGCGGCGCCAGCCACTTTGGAGGACGCCCGCAGCCGGGTCGCCATTTTATTGGACGAGACGGATAAGGCCATTCAGGAGCCTGCTCGCGCCCTGATCGCCGGAGCGACTGCGCAAACCCGAGACGAATGGTTGCGTGAGGCGCAGAACGCTGTAGCGAACGCCCGGGAGCAGGCGGACACGGATGTATTATGGGACGCCTGGGATGCGTTGGGGCAGGGGCTGGATGCAGTGAGACAAAGCGCTGAAACCTTCAAACAGCCTGAGACCCTGGCTTATATCGAAACCCTGCAAAAGTACCTGCAGGAAACCGGTCTGGTGGGTAAGAGCAATGCGCTGCCGGACATCGTCAAAACGGTGCACAGAGAACTGATGCAGGGGGAAGCCGAAGCTTTTCGCATTCCCGCCAGCGCACCGGCGGTGGGGCAGACGCTGATCACCTATCAGAGCAGTCATCGTCCTCAGGACTTGTGGCGCTTCGTAACGCCGGACTATCGCAACACCAACCTGTGGATCCAGCTGAAAAGCGGGGACAACAAAGACATGGCGGCGGTGGTCGCCGCAGTTGACCGCTTTTTTGCGCAGCATCCGGCTCCGACGGCGCTCAAGCATGAATGGTTTGGGCTGACCTATATCAACGTGGTGTGGCAGGAAAAAATGGTGAGCGGGATGCTGGAGGCGTTTCTCGGCAGCTTTCTGATAGTGCTGGCGATGATGGCGTTTTTATTCCGTTCCTTGTGGTGGGGGCTGCTCAGCATGCTGCCGCTGACAGTCACGATTGGCGCGATTTACGGCGTGATCGGCTGGATTGGCAAAGACTACGATATGCCGGTGGCGGTGTTGTCTGCGCTGAGCCTTGGATTGGCGGTGGACTACGCTATCCACTTTCTGGCTCGCAGCCGCTTTCTGTATCGGCAGACCGGCTCCTGGCGTGGGACGGTGGATGCGGTGTTTGGCGAGCCGGCGCGGGCAATTACCCGCAACGTGATTGTCATCGGCGTGGGATTCCTGCCGTTGCTGGCGGCGCCACTGATTCCCTACCAGACTGTCGGGGTGTTTATTTCTTCCATTTTGCTGTTCGCCGGCGTGGCGACCTTGTTGATCCTGCCCGCGCTGCTGACGGCGTTTGATCGCTTTCTGTTTAAAAATCTGCAACCAACAGGGGAGGCTGAGGCATGA
- a CDS encoding outer membrane lipoprotein-sorting protein: MSLSFKRWAATWVFAMAGISATQTGAVDQAKVDDIVRKASHAAYYQGVDGKARVDMRIFDAQNRERSREFTILRKDIDDAGDGDQKFYVYFHSPADVSKSAFLVWKHVKGDDDRWLYLPALDLVKRISASDERTSFMGSHFFYEDVSGRTPDEDDHVLLEETDNYYVLKSTPKNSGNVEFAYYKNWIHKTTFIPVKTEFYDASDRAYRTYQAMRVEMVDGYQTVTESKMSDSRIGGYTQMRYSKVDYDVDIPEDIFSERYLRSAPRQYLR; this comes from the coding sequence ATGAGTCTTTCATTCAAACGGTGGGCGGCGACCTGGGTATTCGCCATGGCGGGGATTTCGGCGACTCAGACGGGCGCCGTGGATCAGGCGAAGGTGGATGACATTGTACGCAAGGCCAGTCATGCGGCCTACTATCAGGGCGTGGACGGTAAGGCGAGGGTGGATATGCGCATCTTCGACGCCCAGAACCGGGAACGTTCGCGGGAGTTCACTATTCTGCGGAAAGACATTGACGACGCCGGCGACGGCGACCAGAAGTTTTATGTGTACTTTCACAGCCCGGCGGACGTGAGCAAAAGCGCTTTCCTGGTCTGGAAACATGTGAAGGGAGATGACGACCGCTGGCTCTATCTGCCAGCGCTGGATCTGGTGAAGCGCATTTCCGCCAGTGACGAACGCACCAGCTTCATGGGCTCCCATTTCTTCTATGAAGATGTGTCCGGGCGCACCCCGGATGAAGACGATCATGTGTTGCTCGAAGAGACGGATAACTACTACGTGCTGAAAAGCACCCCGAAGAATTCCGGCAATGTGGAGTTCGCCTACTACAAAAACTGGATTCACAAGACCACCTTTATTCCAGTGAAAACCGAATTTTACGATGCATCAGACCGGGCTTATCGCACCTATCAGGCGATGCGGGTGGAAATGGTGGATGGGTATCAGACGGTGACGGAATCCAAAATGAGCGACTCGCGCATTGGCGGCTACACTCAGATGCGCTACAGCAAAGTGGATTACGACGTGGATATTCCAGAAGATATTTTCAGCGAACGTTACTTGCGCAGCGCGCCGCGTCAATATCTGCGTTGA